A window of the Lactuca sativa cultivar Salinas chromosome 7, Lsat_Salinas_v11, whole genome shotgun sequence genome harbors these coding sequences:
- the LOC111891633 gene encoding long chain acyl-CoA synthetase 4: MEMVGTVGPPVPNLDACLEYVPKMNYDTLSSKPQGAICIRGNVLFAGYYKREDVTVEVLVDGWFHTGDIGEWQPDGSMKIIDRKKNIFKLSQGEYVIVENLENVFGPVSDHDSIWIYGNSFESCLVAVANPNKQAIEHYANAHNISGDFEALCENPKIKEYVLGELTKVGKENKLKGFEFVKAIHLDPVPFDMECDLLTPTFKKKRPQLLKYYQVI, encoded by the exons ATGGAGATGGTGGGAACCGTGGGCCCACCCGTACCCAATTTGGATGCCTGTTTGGAATATGTTCCTAAAATGAATTATGACACCCTTTCAAGTAAACCACAAGGAGCGATATGTATTCGAGGAAATGTTTTATTTGCAGGCTATTATAAAAGAGAAGACGTTACAGTAGAAGTCCTTGTTGATGGTTGGTTCCATACAG GTGATATTGGTGAGTGGCAACCTGATGGAAGCATGAAAATTATTGATCGCAAGAAAAACATTTTCAAGCTCTCACAAGGAGAATATGTCATTGTTGAAAATCTTGAGAATGTATTTGGACCTGTTTCTGATCATGATTCG ATATGGATCTATGGGAACAGCTTTGAGTCTTGTCTTGTTGCTGTTGCGAATCCTAATAAGCAAGCAATTGAACATTATGCTAACGCACATAACATTTCTGGGGATTTTGAAGCTTTATGTGAAAATCCCAAAATTAAAGAATATGTCTTGGGAGAGCTCACTAAAGTCGGAAAAGAAAACAag TTGAAAGGTTTTGAATTTGTGAAAGCGATCCACCTTGACCCTGTTCCTTTTGACATGGAGTGTGACCTTTTGACCCCGACATTCAAGAAGAAAAGACCCCAGTTGCTCAAATACTATCaggtaatataa